The sequence GAAGCCCAGGGAGCGGAGGGATTTCACCCCGAAATTTGCTGACGACGACCATTACAGATGAATTGAGGCTTTCGACCAATCAGCGTTCCAGGGTGGTAGGCATCGCGATCAAAGATCGCGGCGCAGCATTACCCGCGGGACATTTGGGTGATGCCTATTGGTTTGATAAGGAGACAGGGGAGTTTATGACCTCCACCTATTACAAAGACGAAGTACCCGATTGGCTACGGAAATTCAACAGGAAAAATTTAGCAAAGAAATACCTCTCCAATACATGGAAGCCCCTTTATAAAAGCAATTCCTATATCCAAAGTGTAGCGGATAACAACGACTTTGAGGTTCCTTTTACGGGAATGGAAACGCCTGAATTTCCTTATGATCTTGAAGCACTGATGGAGAAAAATGGAGGAATTGGCCTGATCGCCAGTACACCATATGGTAATGACCTGACCTTGGATATGGCCTATGCTACCTTGGAAGGAGAAGAGTTGGGCAAAGGTGATGAGACTGATTTTTTGGCTGTGAGCTTTTCTTCTACTGATTATGTAGGACACCGATTTGGCCCCTCTTCCATGGAGCTTGAGGATACTTACCTGAGACTCGACCAAGGGTTGGAGAAGTTTTTTGAATATTTGGATAAAGAGTATGGTAAAGGAGAGTACTTGGTGTTCTTGACCGCTGATCATGCCGTGGCCGAGGTGGTTAATTATATGGAAAGCATTAATGTGCCTACAGGCAGTTTTAATTCCCGGTTTGCGCTTACGCAATTGAAAGGATTTACAAGACAGCACTATGGCGAGGGCGATTGGATTCTTAACACCTCCA comes from Echinicola vietnamensis DSM 17526 and encodes:
- the pafA gene encoding alkaline phosphatase PafA, which codes for MKKIFLTGLAVLTALAGFAQESKKPKLVVGIVVDQMRYEYLHKFNDRFTDGGFKRLMNDGFMMKNAHYNYIPTYTGPGHSSVYTGTTPATHGIISNNWYVRDLGKMIYCAEDSTVTNIGGSPGSGGISPRNLLTTTITDELRLSTNQRSRVVGIAIKDRGAALPAGHLGDAYWFDKETGEFMTSTYYKDEVPDWLRKFNRKNLAKKYLSNTWKPLYKSNSYIQSVADNNDFEVPFTGMETPEFPYDLEALMEKNGGIGLIASTPYGNDLTLDMAYATLEGEELGKGDETDFLAVSFSSTDYVGHRFGPSSMELEDTYLRLDQGLEKFFEYLDKEYGKGEYLVFLTADHAVAEVVNYMESINVPTGSFNSRFALTQLKGFTRQHYGEGDWILNTSNDQIFLNRDLIAEKEMNLDDVQEEIAEFMLRFDGVKEAYTASDMKRLEYTQGRKHLLQMGFNHKASGDVLLILEPSWLTNSSRGTTHGTGYIYDTHVPVLFYGWNVKPGFSTRYCTITDIAPTVSMLLDIRIPNGATGQPIQEITE